The genomic stretch CCGCCGTTGGGAGCGACGCCTGCACACGCTCAACATCCTGGTCTACGAAACGGCTGCCGCGGCGCTGGACGCCGTCCGCGCCAGAGAAGCGGATGCTGCGCTGGTCGATGCCGTATCCGCCCGGCTGTGGCTGCGCGATCACGATGGACTGGCTCTGGCCACGGCGTACGTCACTTCTGATCCGTATGCGGTTGCCGTACAGGTCGGGAACGTCAAACTGTGGGAGGCGATCAACGCGGCACTGGCGGCGCTGGCTGAAGACGGGACGCTGGATAGCATTATCGCCCACTGGCTGTGAACTGCTGGAGGCACATACGATGACCCACATCAGGCATAAAAACGACTGTTCGCCGCTGGTCAGCCCGCACGGTGAGATCGTCTATGAACTGTTGGGACGCGCCGCTGGCGGCGCGCAACAGCATAGTCTGGCCTGCATTGAACTGCCGCCGGGCAAAGCCTCCCGCCCGCATGTTCATCCGCAAGCTGAGGAAAGCTATTACATCCTGGAGGGCACGGCGCGTCTGGTCATCGACGGTAAGACCAGCACCCTGACGCCCGGCCAGTGTGTCGCCATTGCACCCGGCAGCGTTCACCAGATCTTCAACGACGGTCCGGCCACCCTTCACTTCCTGGCTGTCTGCGCCCCGGCCTGGACGCCCGACAACAGCGTCTATCTGGACGAGTAACCGTATCGCCCTGCACTGTTGGCGTTTACCATGAGGTGGACTGTTCAGTCGCCGCCACCTGGCTCCGGCGGCTTCTCTGGCATGGCTGGCCGGGTAGGTTGCTCATCTTCCGCCTGGCCAGCGCCACGCAACAGGCGGGCCAGCAGACGCAGCACAACGTTCTGGTTGTACCCGGCGACCACGCACAGCACCCATAACAGGAACGGGTACTGCCCAACCACCTCCGGCTGCACCTGTTCCAGAGCGCCCAGGCCGACAGTGGAGACAATCCCCGCGCCAAAGACCAGTGTCATCAACAGGCCCATCACCCCGCCGATGACCGGATTCATGATGTACCAGGACAGATGGGCCGGATCGAAGTCGTGCAACTGCACGGTGTGCTTGTTCAGGGTGAAATATGCCCTCAGAATGGCTCCCAGCACTCCGAACAGCGCCGGATGGTACACGACGCTGACGACCTGCATCCCCAGCCCGGCCCCGAATGATCTGGAGACAACCGGCTCCAGGAGCATCAGAATCGCCCACAGCACCAGCACCAGAATCAGGTAGAGCAACAGCCGGGGCTTGTAGCGCCGGATATCTGCCTCGATCTGCTCGTCGCGGGCCAGGTCAACCTGCAGGCGGGTGATCATCGCCCGCACATCGTCATAGTTGGCGCGGTCCTGTAGCAACAACGCGCTGGCCTGCAGCAATTCCCGCTGGTAAGTGTCCGCGCGCGCGGGTAAGCCCTTCAGACGCTGCGGCAGCGCCGCCTGCAACCGCTCGATGTCCTGCCACAACGCCTCAAGACGTTCGTCGGTCACAAAACGCGCCAGCAATTCCTGGCTGGGAACAATCTCGCGTTCCGCGGCAAACAACTCACCGGACTGTGGACGGGGCCTGCCGCCTGCCGGAGCCAGTTCTCCCGCGTCGATCCGGGCATCCTGCGGCTGGATGACAATCCCGGCCCTGCTGAGATCATCCAGCACGAATGGCTGGCGGGCGATTTGCAGCTGGCCGCCTGCCGCAGCTGCGTCTTCCGCGGCAGGAGCAGGCTCGCCTTCCGGCAGGATTGTTTCCGGCTCCTCCGGTACCAGGGCCTCAACCTCTGGCGGCGGAACATAACCTTCAGATCGCAGCGACCTTGCACCTGCTGTGGTTTCCACCCAGGGGATCGCTTCCAACTCCGGTTCCACCACGACCGCCAGCCGCTGCGGCGGAACCTCCTCGCCTGGCGGTACGATGGGAGCAGGTGGCGGCGAACCGCGTAGCTTGGCCAGCTCCGGCGCAGCCGCCAGTTCCAGCGCGGGCGCGGCCTCAGCGCCTGGCGAGGCTTCCGGAGTCGCCGGTGCCAGCAGCTCGGCTGGCTGCACCGCTGGCGGAGGGGGTTGCCCACGCAGGATTTCCCATCCTCGACCCCGCAGGGAAGCCCGCCGCCCCGGTGTCAATTTCGGACTGATCGTCTGGTCATTCATGAGCCATGATCTCCCCGGCCAGAGCGCGGTAAGCCTGCGCCGCAGGATCATCGGGAGCGTAGGTTAGCACCGACTGGCCGACAACCGGCGCTTCAATGACCGCTTCACTATCGGGAATGACCGTCTGGAACGTCTCCCGGGGGAATACCGTCCGGATTTCCTCAAGCGCCTCGCGGGCGTGGAGCGAATCCGGGCGGTACATGGTCACCAGTACACCCGCCAGGTTCAGCGCCGGGTTGAGACGCTTGCGGACATGGCCAAGGGTATCCAGCAGAGCACGCACGCCCCGCATGGCCAGATATTGCGCCTGCACGGTGATCAGCACTTCATCGGCGGCGATCAGCGCGTTAGCCGTCAGGATGCCCAGGCTTGGCGGCGTGTCGATGATCACATAGTCAAATGGCAACGTGGAGCGTCCAAGCGCTTCCCGCAGACGGAAGACAGCGCTCTGGCCGGTGCCCAGCCGCGACTCCAGGGCTGCCAGTTCCAGGCTGGCCGGGATGACCGCCAGCCCATCGGAGGCGTGCAGCGTCACCTGAGCAGGCGTAACCTCCTGCCGGGTCAGCAAGGCATACATACCACGCCGTTCAGCGTACGGGTCAATGCCCAGCGACGCCGTCAAACCCGCCTGCGGATCTAGGTCAAGCAGCAGCACCCGGCGCCCTTGCTCCGCCAGCGCCGCCCCCAGATTGACCGCGACCGCGGTCTTGCCTACCCCGCCTTTCTGGTTGGCCACCACCAGTTTCCGGACCATAAGCTCCCACCCGAATCGCAGTCAGCCTTACAGGGGATTATAGAGTCAGCCCCCGGCGGGCACAATCAGCCGCCTGGCGAATCACTGTCCTCATCGGGAGCCTGTTGCACGCCACCCTCATCCAGGCTGGTGACAGACAGGCGGCCCACAAAATCGTCCAGGTGCACACTGCCCGGCGTCAGATGAAAGACCAAGTAAGCATCCGGCGGCACGATCAGCGTCAGATCGGCAGAAGCCAGCGCCCCGACCAGCGGGCGACGTTTGAGCACAACATAGATCCCGGCCTCATCCCGTTCGGTCACCCATTCCCAGCCGAACGCCTGGCGCAGTTCGCCCACGATCTGCACATGAGGCTGTAGCGTTCGCCGTACTGTCACCCGGCTATGATCCGCCCGGATATAGACGGTGACCGGCCCCCTGACTTCGTAGGCGGCCACCCGTCGCTGATGGGCCACACGGGGCAACGCCCGCAACGTTGACAGCAGTTCCAGCGCCAGTTCCAGTTTCCGCATGGCAATCGATTTCCCCTCAGAACAGCCTGCCGGGCGCCAGCGAACGCGCCCTCAACCAGCGCAGGATGGCCCCGGCGACCGCCTCCGGCTGCTCCAGCGTGAGCATGTGCCCGCCGCCCGCTACAGCGATCAGTTCCGCGTTGGGCAGTCCCTTCGCCAGCGCCTCGCTGAGCGCCAGCGGTACAATGCAATCAGCCGTCCCGCCGATCACCAGCACAGGGGCGGTGATGCGGCCCAGGGCAGCGCGGACGTCAAACTGCGCACAGGCCGCCAGATCAGCCCGCAGGACGTCCGGTTCGACCGCTGCCAGGCGGGTCAGGCCACGCTGGCGTAGCGCCGCCGGAGCAGTCTCCGCCCACATCCGGGCCTGTAACGCCGTTGCCATCCCCTCGCCACCAGACGCGAGCCAGAGGTCCGGAGCGATCGGCAGGTGCGCGCCTGTCGCGATGAGCACCAGGCCGGCCACCCGTCTGGAATCTTCCAGCGCCATGTGCAGGGCCACCGCCCCGCCCATGCTGTGCCCCACAACCACCGCAACAGGCAGCGCCAGAGCGTCCAGCAAAGCGAACATATCGGCGGCATGCGCCGCAATCGATCGGCGCACCGGCGCTGTGCTGCGCCCGTGCCCGGCCAGGTCGGGGATCAGTCGTGTCGGGCCAGAAAGGCGGCGCAGGGCAGCGGGCCAATCCAGGTGGGAGCCGCCCGCGCCATGCAGGAGCAGCAATGGCGGATGTGCGGTAGCCGACCCTTCATGGCGGGCATACCAGAGTTCTCCATCCGCCAGGACAAGTCGCGGCATGACCTGGCTTACCCCCGCTGCAGACGCTGATACACGGCCGTCATCGCCGCTGCAACCCGTTCCCAGGTAAAACGGTCAGCCACCAGCGCCTGTGCGGCGCGGCCCATAGACTCCCGCTGCGCCGGGTCAGCCAGCACCGGGCCGAGTGCAGCGGCAATGGCAGCAGCTTCTAGCGGCTCCAGCCGCACTCCGGCTCCGGCCTGGATTACTTCCGGCAGGTGGCATTCATCGCTAATGGCCACCGGCAGCCCGGCGACCATCGCCTCCAGCACGACCATCGGCAGCCCCTCTCCTACCGCCGGGAGGGCCAGCACCGTAGCATCGGCCAGGGCAGCCAGCTTATCAACACCGGTCAGCAGGCCAGTGAATACCACCCGATCAGCTACACGGCGTTGCTGTACCAGCGCCTGCAGACCTGCCAGTTCTCCTTCATCCGGCCCGACTACCGCCAGCCACGCCTGCGGTAACAGAGCCAGCATTTCTACCAGCAGATGCACCCCTTTGCGCCTGTGCAACCGGCCCATGAAAAGCACCAGCGGCGCCTGCGATGGTATCCGCCAGCGCTCCCGGAAGCTGCCAGCGGGCGGCAGAACGGCGAATTCCGCTGCGTCTACGCCATTCGGGATGACGCTCACCGCGCCATCTGGCAAAGCAAGTCCAAACTGCTGCCACAGCGCGCGCGCCTCGGCGGCTTCATCCGCCGTTAACGCGGCCACGTGATCGATTCGTCGGGCGCTCCAGCGCCCGGCCAGGGCATCCCAACCACGCTTGATCCAGCGTCGCCCGGCGCCATAGCCCAGCGTGCCATGTGGACTCAGCACCACCGGCGGGCTGCCGTGTCTGGCCAGCATCAGCGCCCACAGATTCTCAACTGTCCGAAACTCATGAAGGTGCAGGATGTCGGTATCAGCCAGAATCGACCGCAACACAGCGCCCATCCCCACTGGCGAGGATAGGTTAAGCTTCCGCAATACCGGCAAGAGGTTGCGGCAACGCAGCACCCGCACGCCATCCAGCATCTCCTCGCGCACCGGCAGGCGTTGCCCGCGGTCCCCGGCGTCGGTGGTCAGCACAGTTACGGCGTGTCCCTGAGCAGCCAGCGCCCCCGCCAG from Anaerolineae bacterium encodes the following:
- a CDS encoding cupin domain-containing protein produces the protein MTHIRHKNDCSPLVSPHGEIVYELLGRAAGGAQQHSLACIELPPGKASRPHVHPQAEESYYILEGTARLVIDGKTSTLTPGQCVAIAPGSVHQIFNDGPATLHFLAVCAPAWTPDNSVYLDE
- a CDS encoding glycosyltransferase, translated to MRVLHLVPYYAPAWGFGGVVRAVHGLAGALAAQGHAVTVLTTDAGDRGQRLPVREEMLDGVRVLRCRNLLPVLRKLNLSSPVGMGAVLRSILADTDILHLHEFRTVENLWALMLARHGSPPVVLSPHGTLGYGAGRRWIKRGWDALAGRWSARRIDHVAALTADEAAEARALWQQFGLALPDGAVSVIPNGVDAAEFAVLPPAGSFRERWRIPSQAPLVLFMGRLHRRKGVHLLVEMLALLPQAWLAVVGPDEGELAGLQALVQQRRVADRVVFTGLLTGVDKLAALADATVLALPAVGEGLPMVVLEAMVAGLPVAISDECHLPEVIQAGAGVRLEPLEAAAIAAALGPVLADPAQRESMGRAAQALVADRFTWERVAAAMTAVYQRLQRG
- a CDS encoding alpha/beta fold hydrolase, which codes for MPRLVLADGELWYARHEGSATAHPPLLLLHGAGGSHLDWPAALRRLSGPTRLIPDLAGHGRSTAPVRRSIAAHAADMFALLDALALPVAVVVGHSMGGAVALHMALEDSRRVAGLVLIATGAHLPIAPDLWLASGGEGMATALQARMWAETAPAALRQRGLTRLAAVEPDVLRADLAACAQFDVRAALGRITAPVLVIGGTADCIVPLALSEALAKGLPNAELIAVAGGGHMLTLEQPEAVAGAILRWLRARSLAPGRLF
- a CDS encoding ParA family protein; its protein translation is MVRKLVVANQKGGVGKTAVAVNLGAALAEQGRRVLLLDLDPQAGLTASLGIDPYAERRGMYALLTRQEVTPAQVTLHASDGLAVIPASLELAALESRLGTGQSAVFRLREALGRSTLPFDYVIIDTPPSLGILTANALIAADEVLITVQAQYLAMRGVRALLDTLGHVRKRLNPALNLAGVLVTMYRPDSLHAREALEEIRTVFPRETFQTVIPDSEAVIEAPVVGQSVLTYAPDDPAAQAYRALAGEIMAHE